The Lactuca sativa cultivar Salinas chromosome 2, Lsat_Salinas_v11, whole genome shotgun sequence genome includes a window with the following:
- the LOC111911063 gene encoding granule-bound starch synthase 1, chloroplastic/amyloplastic isoform X1, producing MATATAWNIVLRSSGAKNRATVSTNRREVRASGLSVRKRQLVSHEGLRVLYNAERLTRARKIRNENSRKVMICECGMNLVFVGAEVGPWSKTGGLGDVLGGLPPAMAANGHRVMTVSPRYDQYKDAWDTEIELELKAGDRTEKVRFFHCYKRGVDRVFVDHPMFLEKVWGKTASKIYGPVAGIDYQDNQIRFSLLCQAALEAPRVLNLNSSKYFSGPYGEDVVFVANDWHSALIPCYLKSMYQSRGIYISAKVAFCIHNIAYQGRFGFSDFSLLNLPDEFKSSFDFIDGYERPVKGRKINWMKAGILESHKILTVSPYYAQELVSGPDKGVELDNILRKTSIHGIVNGMDVQEWNPMTDKYTGVKFDSTTVMSAKPLIKEALQAEVGLPVDKKIPVIGFIGRLEEQKGSDILAAAIPKFIDENVQIIVLGTGKKAMEKQLDDLETQYPLKARGVAKFNVKLAHMIIAGADFIIVPSRFEPCGLIQLQAMPYGCVPIVASTGGLVDTVKEGYTGFQMGAFNVECEKVDPADVSAIAKSITRALAVYGTPAFSEMIQNCMAQELSWKKPAKKWEEALLSLGVEGSEAGIEGEEIAPLAKENVATP from the exons ATGGCAACTGCGACTGCATGGAATATTGTGTTAAGAAGCTCTGGTGCGAAGAATAGAGCGACAGTATCTACTAATAGAAGAGAGGTTAGAGCAAGTGGCTTAAGTGTTAGGAAGAGGCAGCTGGTTTCACATGAGGGACTTAGGGTTTTGTATAATGCTGAGAGGTTAACCCGAGCAAGAAAGATTCgaaatgagaattcaagaaaagTGATGATATGTGAATGTGGGATGAATTTGGTTTTTGTGGGAGCAGAAGTAGGTCCATGGAGCAAAACCGGTGGACTCGGTGATGTTCTTGGTGGTCTCCCTCCTGCCATGGCT GCAAATGGACATCGTGTAATGACAGTATCACCTCGTTATGATCAATACAAGGATGCTTGGGATACTGAAATAGAACTTGAG CTCAAGGCTGGGGACAGAACTGAAAAGGTGCGATTCTTCCACTGCTACAAGAGAGGTGTTGATAGGGTGTTTGTGGATCATCCAATGTTCCTTgagaag GTTTGGGGAAAGACAGCTTCGAAAATATATGGACCTGTAGCTGGAATAGACTACCAAGATAATCAGATTAGATTCAGCTTACTATGCCAG GCAGCTTTGGAAGCCCCAAGGGTGTTGAATCTCAATAGTAGTAAATACTTCTCAGGGCCATACG GGGAAGATGTTGTCTTCGTTGCCAATGATTGGCATTCGGCACTTATTCCGTGCTACTTGAAAAGCATGTATCAGTCTAGAGGAATATATATTAGTGCTAAA GTTGCGTTCTGTATCCACAACATAGCATACCAAGGCAGATTTGGTTTTTCAGACTTTTCACTCCTAAATCTCCCAGATGAGTTCAAAAGCTCTTTTGATTTCATCGACGG ATATGAAAGACCAGTAAAGGGAAGGAAGATTAATTGGATGAAAGCAGGAATACTGGAATCGCATAAGATCTTAACTGTGAGCCCTTACTATGCTCAGGAGCTTGTTTCTGGGCCAGACAAAGGAGTGGAATTAGATAATATCCTCCGCAAAACATCCATCCATGGAATTGTCAACGGGATGGATGTCCAAGAATGGAATCCCATGACCGATAAATACACTGGTGTCAAATTTGATTCTACCACT GTAATGAGTGCAAAGCCGCTTATAAAGGAAGCCCTACAAGCGGAGGTTGGATTGCCGGTGGATAAGAAGATCCCAGTGATAGGTTTCATAGGCAGGCTTGAAGAGCAGAAAGGTTCAGATATCCTTGCTGCAGCAATCCCGAAATTCATAGACGAGAATGTCCAGATAATAGTTCTT GGGACTGGGAAAAAGGCGATGGAGAAGCAGCTGGATGATTTAGAGACACAATACCCACTGAAGGCCAGAGGAGTAGCGAAATTCAATGTGAAACTGGCTCATATGATTATAGCTGGAGCTGATTTTATAATAGTTCCTAGTAGATTCGAACCATGTGGTCTCATACAGTTGCAAGCAATGCCTTACGGATGT GTGCCCATTGTTGCGTCAACTGGGGGGCTTGTTGACACGGTGAAAGAAGGCTACACAGGATTTCAGATGGGAGCTTTTAATGTTGAG TGTGAAAAGGTTGATCCAGCGGATGTAAGTGCAATAGCCAAAAGTATTACAAGGGCACTTGCAGTCTATGGTACTCCGGCTTTTTCAGAGATGATTCAAAACTGTATGGCTCAAGAACTTTCATGGAAG AAACCTGCCAAGAAGTGGGAAGAGGCGCTTCTGAGTTTGGGGGTTGAAGGTAGTGAGGCTGGGATTGAAGGAGAAGAGATTGCTCCTCTTGCCAAGGAAAATGTAGCTACACCTTAA
- the LOC111911063 gene encoding granule-bound starch synthase 1, chloroplastic/amyloplastic isoform X2 has protein sequence MTVSPRYDQYKDAWDTEIELELKAGDRTEKVRFFHCYKRGVDRVFVDHPMFLEKVWGKTASKIYGPVAGIDYQDNQIRFSLLCQAALEAPRVLNLNSSKYFSGPYGEDVVFVANDWHSALIPCYLKSMYQSRGIYISAKVAFCIHNIAYQGRFGFSDFSLLNLPDEFKSSFDFIDGYERPVKGRKINWMKAGILESHKILTVSPYYAQELVSGPDKGVELDNILRKTSIHGIVNGMDVQEWNPMTDKYTGVKFDSTTVMSAKPLIKEALQAEVGLPVDKKIPVIGFIGRLEEQKGSDILAAAIPKFIDENVQIIVLGTGKKAMEKQLDDLETQYPLKARGVAKFNVKLAHMIIAGADFIIVPSRFEPCGLIQLQAMPYGCVPIVASTGGLVDTVKEGYTGFQMGAFNVECEKVDPADVSAIAKSITRALAVYGTPAFSEMIQNCMAQELSWKKPAKKWEEALLSLGVEGSEAGIEGEEIAPLAKENVATP, from the exons ATGACAGTATCACCTCGTTATGATCAATACAAGGATGCTTGGGATACTGAAATAGAACTTGAG CTCAAGGCTGGGGACAGAACTGAAAAGGTGCGATTCTTCCACTGCTACAAGAGAGGTGTTGATAGGGTGTTTGTGGATCATCCAATGTTCCTTgagaag GTTTGGGGAAAGACAGCTTCGAAAATATATGGACCTGTAGCTGGAATAGACTACCAAGATAATCAGATTAGATTCAGCTTACTATGCCAG GCAGCTTTGGAAGCCCCAAGGGTGTTGAATCTCAATAGTAGTAAATACTTCTCAGGGCCATACG GGGAAGATGTTGTCTTCGTTGCCAATGATTGGCATTCGGCACTTATTCCGTGCTACTTGAAAAGCATGTATCAGTCTAGAGGAATATATATTAGTGCTAAA GTTGCGTTCTGTATCCACAACATAGCATACCAAGGCAGATTTGGTTTTTCAGACTTTTCACTCCTAAATCTCCCAGATGAGTTCAAAAGCTCTTTTGATTTCATCGACGG ATATGAAAGACCAGTAAAGGGAAGGAAGATTAATTGGATGAAAGCAGGAATACTGGAATCGCATAAGATCTTAACTGTGAGCCCTTACTATGCTCAGGAGCTTGTTTCTGGGCCAGACAAAGGAGTGGAATTAGATAATATCCTCCGCAAAACATCCATCCATGGAATTGTCAACGGGATGGATGTCCAAGAATGGAATCCCATGACCGATAAATACACTGGTGTCAAATTTGATTCTACCACT GTAATGAGTGCAAAGCCGCTTATAAAGGAAGCCCTACAAGCGGAGGTTGGATTGCCGGTGGATAAGAAGATCCCAGTGATAGGTTTCATAGGCAGGCTTGAAGAGCAGAAAGGTTCAGATATCCTTGCTGCAGCAATCCCGAAATTCATAGACGAGAATGTCCAGATAATAGTTCTT GGGACTGGGAAAAAGGCGATGGAGAAGCAGCTGGATGATTTAGAGACACAATACCCACTGAAGGCCAGAGGAGTAGCGAAATTCAATGTGAAACTGGCTCATATGATTATAGCTGGAGCTGATTTTATAATAGTTCCTAGTAGATTCGAACCATGTGGTCTCATACAGTTGCAAGCAATGCCTTACGGATGT GTGCCCATTGTTGCGTCAACTGGGGGGCTTGTTGACACGGTGAAAGAAGGCTACACAGGATTTCAGATGGGAGCTTTTAATGTTGAG TGTGAAAAGGTTGATCCAGCGGATGTAAGTGCAATAGCCAAAAGTATTACAAGGGCACTTGCAGTCTATGGTACTCCGGCTTTTTCAGAGATGATTCAAAACTGTATGGCTCAAGAACTTTCATGGAAG AAACCTGCCAAGAAGTGGGAAGAGGCGCTTCTGAGTTTGGGGGTTGAAGGTAGTGAGGCTGGGATTGAAGGAGAAGAGATTGCTCCTCTTGCCAAGGAAAATGTAGCTACACCTTAA